Below is a window of Coriobacterium glomerans PW2 DNA.
CCATCGGCGAGCATGAACGTCGCCGCGCGAGAGTGATCGGCGATGATGCGCAGTGAGCGGGAATCGCCCTGATAGGACAGCGGATCGTAGGCGCGACCGGATATCTCGACACCGAGCGCGATGAGCCCTGAGAGCACATCGCCTTCATAGTTTGAACTCGCGTGCTGCACGATGGCGGCGACGCGCTCTATACCCATGCCCGTGTCGAGATTGCGATGCGGCAGCTCGGGCATCGATCCATCGGCCTGCCGGTCATAGCGCGTGAAAACAAGATTCCAAAACTCGAGGTAGCGGTCGCACTCGCACCCGGGGGCGCACGTCGGGCTGCCGCAGCCGAAAGCCTCCCCCTGGTCATAGTAGATCTCCGAGCACGGGCCGCACGGGCCGGTCGGCCCCGCAGCCCAGAAATTGTCTTCGGCACCCAACCGGGAGATATGATCCTCGCTCACTCCGAGCGCGCGCCAGATCTCATGAGCCTCTTCATCCTCGTCAAAGATCGTGAAATGCAGTCGATGCGGCGCAAGCTTGAGAACCTCTGTGCTGAACTCGTACGCCCACGCGCAGGCCTGCTCCTTGGTGACCCCACCGAATGAGAAGTTGCCCAGCATCTCGAAGAATGACAGATGGCGACCGTCCGATCCGATGATATCGATATCGGTTGTTCTTATGCACTTCTGGCACGAAGCCGCACCGATCTCGCGCATGGTCTTCTTTCCGAGGTAATACTGCTTGAACTGATTCATTCCGGCATTTGCCAGCAAAAGAGATGGGTCTTCGGGAAGCAGCGAGGATGAAGGTACGACCTTGCAGCCCCGCCGCTCGAAGAAATCCAGAAACGACGCGCGAATCTCAGAGGTGCTCTTGGGCGGAGTAGGTGCAGCCACGATTATGATCCTTCCCTGATGAGGATTTCGAATACGAGACGAATACGGGCGAGCTGGATACCCACCAAGCAGAAAGAGTATACACTAACCGCCGAAACGAACCGAACCTGTGTTGCGATGGGTTCGCGCGCAGATCAATGTCGGGATCAATGACGATCCGGGTCCTTTCGATCCGGCGTCGCCTCAGCGCCGGGTGACGATGCGACATCCGCCGGTAAGGACGAACAGCCGCTGCCATCCTCACCGCGCTTCGGCGATCCGCTCCGCGATGCAGCGCGCTTCTCAGCCAGAAACTCCATCTCATCAATAAAGCTATCGTCTCCGAGGGCATCGTAGGCGGCAACCGGCTGGCCATCGGCGTCTCGAAAGGGACGCCCCTTGAAGATCGCACCATCAGGTGAGATGAGCGCTCGTTTCGTCGATCCCTCGAAATAGAAAATGAACAAGCCCTTCAGAGCGGCGCACAGCGGGATCGCGATGACCATTCCGAGTGCGCCCATGAGGGCGGAACCGGCCACGATGGCTGTCAGGCTCATCGCAGGATGGACCTGAACGGCGGATTGCATGATCTTGGGCGAGATGACGTTGTCGGTGATGTTTTGCGACACGACCGCGACAACGAGAGTCCACGCAGCGAGGGCCGGACTGTAGAAGACCGCGATCAGCGTCGCGATCGAGCAGGAAACCCAGGGCCCGACGACGGGCACCAGATGAAACAGGGCCGCAAGCACCGCCATGAGCGCGGCATAGGGATGGCCGATGATCAAAAAGCCCGCATAGGCTAGCACGCCATTGATGAGCGAGGTGATGACCATGCCGCGCATGTAGCCACCCACAGATCGCGCGATGATCGCGATCATGAAATGGTAATTCAGCTCGTGACGCTCACCGACGAGTATGCCGATCTCCCGGTGAATTCGAGGATAGTCGCGTGCGAGCCAGTAGGCCAGCACGAGCCCCAAAAAGAAGATGAACAGCTGCCAGGCGAACGCCGAGATAAACGGAAACACACCTTCGCCCACATCGCTGGCAACCTGTCGCATATACGACGACGCCACATCGGCGAGCGAACTCAGCGCCATATCGAGCTGCGAGGCCCATGCGGACTGCGAAAGCGACCTGAACTCCTGAGATACGCTCACGACCCATTCCCCGAGCGATCTCAGCTGCTCGGGAAGCCTCGTCAATATCTCTAACGACTGCTGGGCGAAGACGGGCACGAGAACGACCCCGATGCAGATGACCACCGCGGCGATGACGAGCAGGCCGATGAGGGCGCCGATGCCGCGGGGGACCCCCTTTCGCTCGAGCGCGCGCACCATGGGCGAAGCG
It encodes the following:
- a CDS encoding AI-2E family transporter, with the protein product MISDGLRSCAARTPRGDLPFERRIALRVWIAVGAIVIAVAVMRVLGVLAAVVEFLAVGSLVAFIASPMVRALERKGVPRGIGALIGLLVIAAVVICIGVVLVPVFAQQSLEILTRLPEQLRSLGEWVVSVSQEFRSLSQSAWASQLDMALSSLADVASSYMRQVASDVGEGVFPFISAFAWQLFIFFLGLVLAYWLARDYPRIHREIGILVGERHELNYHFMIAIIARSVGGYMRGMVITSLINGVLAYAGFLIIGHPYAALMAVLAALFHLVPVVGPWVSCSIATLIAVFYSPALAAWTLVVAVVSQNITDNVISPKIMQSAVQVHPAMSLTAIVAGSALMGALGMVIAIPLCAALKGLFIFYFEGSTKRALISPDGAIFKGRPFRDADGQPVAAYDALGDDSFIDEMEFLAEKRAASRSGSPKRGEDGSGCSSLPADVASSPGAEATPDRKDPDRH